A stretch of Faecalibacterium duncaniae DNA encodes these proteins:
- a CDS encoding ABC transporter ATP-binding protein: MSDKLLEVKNLSVEYDTEISTVYAVNGLDLDLNYGETLGLVGETGAGKTTTALSVIQLLPEGIGFVTDGSIKLDGVDMLNAPEEKIRAMRGSVVSMIFQDPMSALNPVMTVGAQIMEVLKIHHPEQSTAQLEARVDEMMELVGIPAKRKVEYPHQFSGGMKQRIVIAIALACEPKLILADEPTTALDVTIQAQMLGLINELQKRLNTAMILITHDLGVVAQTCEKVMVMYAGEAIEYGTAEDIFETTQRHPYTQGLFNAIPKLDENTKRLEAIEGMMADPTQKIEGCRFADRCKYATAACKKAQKMREVTPGHFIRCCRFDPPQSNT, from the coding sequence ATGAGCGACAAGCTGCTGGAAGTCAAAAACCTGAGCGTTGAATATGATACCGAAATTTCCACCGTCTACGCCGTCAATGGTCTGGACCTAGATCTGAACTACGGCGAGACGCTGGGTCTGGTGGGTGAGACCGGTGCCGGTAAGACCACCACAGCCCTGAGCGTCATCCAGCTTCTGCCGGAAGGCATCGGTTTTGTGACCGACGGCTCCATCAAGCTGGACGGTGTGGATATGCTGAATGCTCCCGAGGAAAAGATCCGTGCCATGCGCGGCAGTGTAGTATCCATGATCTTCCAGGATCCCATGTCTGCCCTGAACCCGGTGATGACCGTGGGAGCCCAGATCATGGAGGTACTGAAGATCCATCATCCGGAGCAGAGCACTGCTCAACTGGAAGCCCGTGTGGACGAGATGATGGAGTTGGTGGGCATCCCTGCAAAGCGCAAGGTGGAGTACCCCCATCAGTTTTCCGGCGGCATGAAGCAGCGCATCGTCATTGCCATTGCGCTGGCCTGTGAGCCGAAGCTGATCCTTGCCGATGAACCCACCACCGCACTGGATGTGACCATTCAGGCCCAGATGCTGGGCCTGATCAACGAACTGCAGAAGCGGCTGAACACCGCCATGATCCTCATTACCCACGATCTGGGTGTTGTGGCCCAGACTTGCGAAAAGGTCATGGTCATGTACGCCGGTGAGGCCATCGAGTACGGCACAGCAGAGGATATCTTTGAGACCACGCAGCGCCACCCCTACACCCAGGGGCTGTTCAACGCCATTCCCAAGCTGGATGAGAACACCAAGCGTCTGGAGGCCATTGAGGGGATGATGGCTGACCCCACCCAGAAGATCGAGGGCTGCCGCTTTGCTGACCGCTGCAAATATGCCACTGCAGCCTGCAAAAAGGCCCAGAAGATGCGGGAGGTCACACCGGGCCACTTCATCCGCTGCTGCCGGTTTGATCCGCCGCAGTCCAACACCTGA
- a CDS encoding ABC transporter permease, giving the protein MENKTKKKGLLERITSSRVFRVMFSRKIIVVCAILLLIMVLIAIFAPVIAPYDPNKDDLYNVLKGCSAEHWLGTDSNGRDVLSRIIYGARISFTVGIVAVVISSVIGMALGLIAGMAGGVVDAFIMRVMDAMMAVPMLILAMFLGAILGQGLGNVCLAIGISMVPGYARVTRGQVLSVRNADYVTAGTLCGASRIRNTLVHVFPNCLSVNIVSMTASLGGAILAEANLSFLGMGITPPTPSWGAMVSGGYKYLSTQPIIAIAPGIAIIIVVLCFNMCGDALRDALDPKLRGTLGSGKKTKRAKRTKNVKEVA; this is encoded by the coding sequence GTGGAAAACAAGACAAAAAAGAAGGGTCTGCTGGAGCGTATCACGTCCTCCCGCGTGTTCCGGGTCATGTTCAGCCGCAAGATCATCGTGGTCTGCGCAATTTTGCTTCTCATCATGGTGCTCATCGCCATCTTTGCTCCGGTGATTGCTCCCTATGATCCCAACAAGGATGATCTTTACAATGTTCTGAAGGGCTGCTCTGCCGAGCACTGGCTGGGCACTGACTCCAATGGCCGTGATGTTCTGAGCCGCATCATCTATGGTGCCCGCATCTCCTTTACGGTCGGTATCGTGGCCGTGGTCATTTCCAGCGTCATCGGCATGGCACTGGGCCTGATCGCCGGCATGGCAGGCGGCGTGGTGGATGCCTTCATCATGCGTGTCATGGATGCCATGATGGCCGTGCCCATGCTGATCCTGGCTATGTTTCTGGGCGCGATCCTGGGTCAGGGCCTGGGCAATGTCTGCCTGGCCATCGGCATCTCGATGGTGCCCGGCTACGCCCGTGTCACCCGCGGTCAGGTGCTGAGCGTCCGCAATGCCGATTATGTCACCGCCGGTACCCTGTGCGGTGCATCCCGGATCCGCAACACGCTGGTGCATGTGTTCCCCAACTGCCTGTCCGTCAACATCGTCAGCATGACCGCCAGCCTGGGCGGTGCCATTCTGGCCGAAGCGAACCTGAGCTTCCTGGGCATGGGCATCACGCCCCCGACTCCCAGCTGGGGCGCAATGGTCAGCGGCGGCTATAAGTACCTGTCCACCCAGCCCATCATTGCCATTGCTCCCGGCATTGCGATCATCATCGTGGTGCTCTGCTTCAATATGTGCGGCGACGCTCTGCGCGATGCCCTCGACCCGAAGCTGCGCGGCACATTGGGCAGCGGCAAAAAGACCAAGCGCGCAAAGCGCACCAAGAATGTGAAAGAGGTGGCCTGA